A window of Desulforhopalus sp. contains these coding sequences:
- a CDS encoding lysophospholipid acyltransferase family protein, translating into MTEGVLNSILLRIVPVTLALLIRLWFCTCRVRLHNVHFFLDPKTTGQPVVASFWHYSIIYFFYFIRGYPVTAMVSASRDGEYIARLAQQFGFTAARGSRNNKGVEGLKVLFRAIRGGSNCALVADGSQGPPRIAQPGAILLASRTGSPILPMLWSANRYFTVRSWDRTVIPKPFSRVDFYYGEPIFVPSELKAEGIEEYRLLLEQRLNGLYAEAWALYNKAEH; encoded by the coding sequence ATGACTGAAGGGGTGTTGAATAGTATTCTGTTGCGGATAGTGCCGGTAACGCTTGCCTTGCTTATCCGGCTTTGGTTTTGCACCTGCCGGGTGCGCCTGCATAATGTGCATTTTTTCCTCGATCCGAAGACGACCGGGCAACCGGTGGTGGCCTCGTTCTGGCATTATTCAATCATTTATTTTTTTTACTTCATCCGCGGCTACCCGGTTACCGCCATGGTCAGCGCCAGCAGGGATGGGGAGTATATCGCCCGGCTAGCCCAGCAGTTTGGTTTTACGGCGGCGCGCGGATCGCGAAACAACAAAGGTGTTGAAGGCCTGAAGGTGCTGTTTCGGGCGATTCGCGGCGGCAGCAATTGCGCCCTGGTTGCCGATGGCTCCCAGGGACCACCGCGGATAGCCCAGCCGGGGGCGATTCTTCTTGCTTCCCGGACTGGGTCACCAATCCTGCCGATGCTGTGGTCGGCTAATCGGTATTTCACTGTCCGTTCCTGGGACCGGACAGTTATCCCCAAGCCGTTTTCCCGCGTTGATTTCTATTATGGTGAACCGATCTTTGTCCCTTCAGAACTGAAGGCGGAAGGCATCGAGGAATATCGGCTGCTCCTTGAGCAGCGTTTGAACGGGCTTTACGCCGAGGCATGGGCTCTTTATAATAAGGCGGAACATTAA
- the alr gene encoding alanine racemase — protein sequence MNVRSFNCIQVSRRALRHNYQVISKAAGAEVSVMAMVKADAYGHGMVAAAEVFADAGCENFGVAELREAVVLREAGVGGAIYVTLGFLPEDAELLFRYDLVPVIYSHETAAILSSAAQALGREIGVHIKVDTGMSRLGLLPDEVPAFLAGIASLQGIRPTGIMSHFPEADVPGAASTARGYATFAEVCREAKSSFAGIRHIANSGAVLNFPASYCEMVRSGISLYGYHPAGRLADDHDDTLGILPAMSFTTRVMQVKTIPAGTGVSYGHTYHTERPTTLAVLPVGYEDGYSRLFSNRGHVLIGGQRVPVCGRVCMNMCMVDVTGIEGVRAGDEAVLMGCQGGEQITAEDLAEWMGSISYEVLCSLGNNNQREYIE from the coding sequence ATGAATGTACGGAGTTTTAACTGTATTCAGGTAAGCAGGCGTGCCCTCCGCCATAACTATCAGGTGATCAGTAAGGCAGCCGGGGCGGAAGTGTCGGTCATGGCGATGGTCAAGGCGGATGCCTACGGTCACGGTATGGTAGCTGCCGCCGAAGTTTTTGCAGATGCGGGATGCGAGAATTTCGGTGTGGCTGAGCTGCGTGAAGCCGTTGTCCTCCGGGAGGCGGGGGTTGGCGGGGCGATATATGTCACCCTCGGGTTCTTGCCCGAGGATGCGGAACTGCTTTTTCGTTATGATCTGGTGCCGGTTATCTACAGTCATGAAACTGCCGCCATCCTCTCAAGCGCGGCGCAGGCTCTGGGGCGGGAGATCGGCGTGCATATCAAGGTTGATACCGGAATGAGCCGCTTAGGCCTGCTGCCTGATGAGGTTCCGGCCTTTCTCGCCGGGATAGCGTCTTTGCAGGGAATCAGGCCCACCGGGATCATGAGCCACTTTCCGGAGGCGGACGTGCCCGGAGCTGCAAGCACGGCACGAGGTTATGCGACCTTTGCCGAGGTATGCCGGGAAGCAAAAAGCAGCTTCGCCGGGATCAGGCATATTGCAAATTCCGGGGCAGTGCTTAACTTCCCCGCCAGCTATTGTGAGATGGTGCGTAGTGGTATTTCCCTGTACGGCTATCATCCGGCGGGTCGCTTGGCTGATGACCACGACGATACCTTGGGAATACTCCCGGCGATGTCTTTTACAACCCGAGTCATGCAGGTGAAGACCATCCCCGCCGGTACTGGGGTCAGTTATGGACACACCTACCATACCGAGCGGCCAACGACCCTGGCGGTTTTACCGGTCGGCTATGAGGACGGGTATTCGCGGCTGTTCTCCAATCGCGGCCATGTGCTGATTGGCGGCCAAAGGGTGCCGGTCTGCGGCAGGGTCTGCATGAATATGTGCATGGTTGATGTCACCGGCATAGAAGGTGTCCGTGCCGGAGACGAAGCGGTATTAATGGGTTGTCAGGGCGGTGAGCAAATCACCGCTGAGGATCTGGCCGAATGGATGGGGAGCATCAGCTATGAGGTGCTTTGTTCGCTCGGCAATAATAATCAACGAGAATATATCGAGTAA
- a CDS encoding ferredoxin: MKKFPSIDLGRCTECKGCIEIAPGIFSYNPSTGMMEVLECAEYPEDLVNEAIKNCPEDCITWEMGGL; this comes from the coding sequence ATGAAAAAATTTCCATCAATAGATCTTGGCAGATGTACCGAATGCAAAGGTTGCATCGAAATCGCCCCGGGTATATTCTCCTACAATCCTTCCACCGGCATGATGGAGGTGCTCGAATGCGCCGAGTACCCTGAGGATCTGGTCAATGAGGCCATCAAAAATTGTCCTGAAGACTGTATAACCTGGGAGATGGGAGGTCTGTAG
- a CDS encoding cobyrinate a,c-diamide synthase → MDTPGFISDAAKRNQLDMQRKGIVIAGLSGGSGKSVVAVGIVAALARRGKTVVPFKKGPDYIDAGWLQLAAGRKCYNLDPYLMTPEAIVDSFARRSVAADVVIVEGNRGLFDGVNVDGGYSTADLALALGLPVVLVVDCTKTTRTIAALVLGCQKFDEELDIRGVVLNRIATERQRLLITEAVEKYTGIPVLGAVPRLKRDIFPMRHLGMIPHQEYGDSDEALAYLADLVEGSIDLDKLEALMVPLAGSSQADGEGQVVGQPSVKIGVLQDAAFQFYYSENLEALERQGASLVYINAMQDAALPDIDGLYIGGGFPETGARQLAANTAFRQSVKAAADHGLPVYAECGGLIYLGTSIVMGGEEFPLAGVFPVRFGMAKKPQAHGYSTFLVDRENSFYNLGEEVKGHEFRYSKIIDWQGTDDQLALQMVRGTGFMNGRDGLVYKNVLALYTHVHADGTSQWAEKFVERCRITKKDRMVEGLILPS, encoded by the coding sequence ATGGATACTCCCGGCTTTATCAGTGATGCTGCGAAAAGGAATCAGTTGGACATGCAAAGAAAGGGAATAGTCATAGCCGGGCTTTCCGGGGGGTCGGGCAAAAGTGTGGTTGCCGTGGGGATCGTCGCGGCCCTAGCCCGCAGAGGCAAAACAGTGGTTCCTTTTAAGAAGGGTCCTGATTATATCGATGCCGGCTGGCTGCAGCTGGCGGCAGGACGGAAGTGTTACAATCTTGACCCGTATCTGATGACGCCGGAGGCAATTGTCGATTCCTTTGCACGAAGGTCAGTTGCGGCCGATGTGGTTATTGTCGAAGGCAATAGAGGTTTGTTTGACGGGGTCAATGTCGATGGCGGCTATTCTACAGCTGATCTGGCGCTTGCCCTCGGCCTGCCGGTTGTCCTGGTGGTCGATTGTACCAAGACTACCCGGACGATAGCCGCTCTGGTGCTGGGATGCCAGAAATTCGATGAAGAGCTGGACATCAGGGGGGTTGTTTTGAACCGCATTGCCACCGAGCGGCAGCGCCTGCTGATTACCGAGGCGGTTGAAAAATATACCGGAATTCCAGTTCTTGGTGCGGTGCCGCGGTTGAAAAGGGATATCTTTCCGATGCGTCACCTGGGGATGATTCCCCATCAGGAGTATGGCGACAGCGATGAAGCCCTTGCGTATCTCGCTGATTTGGTCGAGGGCAGTATTGACCTCGATAAGTTGGAGGCGCTGATGGTACCCTTAGCCGGCTCATCACAAGCCGATGGCGAGGGACAGGTTGTTGGGCAACCTTCCGTGAAAATCGGTGTGCTGCAGGATGCGGCCTTCCAGTTCTACTATTCGGAAAACCTTGAGGCCCTGGAGCGGCAGGGGGCCTCCCTCGTGTATATCAATGCCATGCAGGACGCGGCCTTGCCGGACATTGACGGTCTCTATATCGGCGGTGGCTTTCCGGAAACCGGGGCCCGGCAACTGGCGGCCAACACCGCGTTCCGCCAGTCGGTGAAGGCGGCCGCCGACCATGGTCTGCCGGTTTATGCCGAGTGTGGCGGGCTTATCTACCTTGGCACCTCGATAGTCATGGGCGGGGAGGAATTCCCCCTGGCGGGTGTCTTTCCGGTGCGTTTCGGCATGGCCAAAAAACCGCAGGCTCATGGCTATTCAACCTTTCTGGTCGACAGAGAAAACAGCTTTTACAACCTTGGCGAGGAGGTGAAGGGGCATGAGTTTCGCTATTCGAAAATTATCGACTGGCAGGGAACGGACGATCAGCTGGCCCTGCAGATGGTTAGAGGAACTGGCTTTATGAATGGTCGTGACGGCCTGGTGTATAAAAATGTCCTGGCTTTATATACCCATGTCCATGCCGATGGTACATCGCAATGGGCGGAGAAATTTGTGGAGCGGTGTCGAATAACGAAAAAGGACCGGATGGTGGAGGGCCTGATATTGCCCTCCTAG
- a CDS encoding 4Fe-4S binding protein — protein MFEVIVDKDKCSGDEECVAACPAQVFEMQDGKAEPAEADECLGCETCVEVCPEGAITVNEI, from the coding sequence ATGTTTGAAGTAATAGTTGATAAAGACAAGTGCAGCGGTGACGAGGAATGTGTTGCAGCGTGCCCTGCTCAGGTTTTTGAGATGCAAGACGGCAAAGCCGAGCCTGCAGAGGCCGATGAGTGCCTCGGTTGTGAGACCTGCGTTGAAGTTTGCCCCGAAGGTGCCATCACCGTAAACGAAATCTAA
- a CDS encoding class I SAM-dependent methyltransferase, whose protein sequence is MVTIYQNYQDEPADVFLPLPEELACDFYALEMENFSEDCDFFEQVIPKSGVILEMGCGTGRVARHLAHKNRPVTGIDISLPMLRLAVQHRHPHCSFLCMDMLAPAFRKFFDTILIPYNTLNLFTNPANIRRCLLGCRANLQRKGRLVIQLYIPTTDFRENHRTTFQFQMFNRPGGGRLIKEILTRYQPESQTVQLEDRFRVRPMQQGIANEDYQVFSSIAGFSLGEWMAFFAAAGFTAEHIYGNYSCGSYDPTGSSCCLLVLKRQYI, encoded by the coding sequence ATGGTAACGATTTACCAGAATTATCAAGACGAACCAGCAGATGTCTTCCTTCCCTTACCGGAGGAACTGGCCTGCGACTTTTATGCCCTTGAGATGGAGAATTTCTCGGAGGACTGCGACTTCTTCGAGCAGGTTATCCCTAAAAGCGGTGTAATTCTCGAAATGGGCTGCGGCACCGGCCGAGTCGCCCGCCATCTGGCACACAAAAACCGGCCGGTTACCGGGATTGATATTTCCCTGCCCATGCTGCGGCTTGCTGTGCAACACCGGCACCCCCATTGCTCATTTCTGTGTATGGACATGCTGGCGCCGGCCTTCCGGAAATTCTTCGATACCATCCTCATCCCCTACAACACCCTGAACCTGTTCACAAATCCAGCCAACATTCGGCGCTGTCTGCTCGGCTGCCGGGCCAACCTGCAGAGAAAAGGCAGGCTTGTCATTCAACTTTACATTCCCACCACGGATTTTCGGGAAAACCACCGAACAACCTTCCAGTTTCAGATGTTCAACCGTCCGGGTGGTGGCCGCCTCATAAAAGAGATTCTCACACGTTACCAGCCGGAATCACAAACGGTACAGCTGGAGGACCGCTTTCGGGTTCGCCCTATGCAGCAGGGAATTGCCAATGAGGACTACCAGGTGTTTTCTTCCATTGCCGGCTTTTCCCTTGGTGAGTGGATGGCCTTTTTTGCCGCGGCCGGTTTCACTGCGGAGCACATTTATGGAAATTACTCCTGCGGCTCATATGATCCGACGGGGTCATCCTGTTGCCTTCTTGTTCTCAAACGCCAATACATTTGA
- a CDS encoding 4Fe-4S ferredoxin, with protein MQSVRKIIKIDEELCNGCGQCVPDCAEGSLKIIDGKARLVADKLCDGLGACLGSCPTGALTIVERKADEFDEHAVEEYLAAEKKKAAQAPPKTMDCGCASSHIQSFRPLAQAAPTPCQSANIPSKIAAAATGGSELSHWPIQIRLIPPHAPFLQNADVLVAADCTAVAVRGFQEKYLAGKTVMMGCPKFDDAESYVQRFAEIIKTCNLKSLTVLIMEVPCCSAMNVIIKKAMEAAGKTVPVEQITISTRGEEITRKIW; from the coding sequence ATGCAAAGTGTACGAAAAATTATCAAAATCGATGAAGAATTATGTAATGGTTGCGGTCAATGCGTACCAGATTGTGCCGAAGGTTCTCTGAAAATCATCGACGGCAAGGCACGCCTGGTCGCCGACAAACTCTGCGACGGCCTCGGCGCCTGCCTGGGTTCGTGCCCAACCGGGGCACTGACCATTGTCGAACGAAAGGCCGATGAATTTGATGAACATGCCGTAGAGGAATATCTTGCCGCAGAGAAGAAAAAGGCGGCACAGGCCCCGCCGAAGACCATGGATTGCGGCTGTGCATCAAGCCATATCCAGTCATTCAGGCCTCTGGCCCAGGCGGCACCCACACCTTGCCAATCGGCGAATATCCCGAGCAAGATAGCGGCGGCTGCAACGGGAGGCTCGGAGTTGAGCCACTGGCCGATCCAGATCCGTCTCATTCCGCCGCACGCGCCATTCCTACAAAATGCCGATGTTCTCGTGGCAGCCGACTGTACGGCGGTTGCTGTTCGCGGATTCCAGGAAAAATATCTGGCCGGCAAGACGGTGATGATGGGCTGCCCCAAATTTGACGATGCTGAAAGCTATGTCCAGCGGTTCGCGGAGATTATCAAGACCTGTAATCTGAAAAGCCTGACGGTGTTGATTATGGAGGTTCCGTGTTGCTCAGCCATGAACGTCATCATCAAAAAGGCCATGGAGGCGGCAGGGAAAACCGTGCCGGTCGAGCAGATCACCATCTCCACCCGGGGCGAGGAAATCACCCGGAAAATCTGGTGA
- the uvrB gene encoding excinuclease ABC subunit UvrB, with the protein MHIPFQLTTQFKPAGDQPEAIAQLADGLRAGIREQVLLGVTGSGKTFTIANVIAEVQRPSLVIAPNKTLAAQLFSEFKELFPHNAVEYFVSYYDYYQPEAYIPQSDSYIEKDSSINEAIDKMRHSATRSLLTRQDVLIVASVSCIYGLGSPDEYKNMHLFLRVGEDYPIEEVQRRLVFMQYERNDMSFHRGTFRVRGDVLDIFPVHEEERAIRVDFFGDTVESLAIIDPLRGVVLERLQEYSVFPGSHFVTSKDRLQQAEATIKDELRLRLEEFHRDNRLVEAQRLEQRTMFDLEMIHELGYCTGIENYSRHLTGKQPGAPPPNLLDYFPEDYLLFIDESHIAIGQLNGMYNGDRSRKQTLVDYGFRLPSALDNRPLRFDEFVKRINQVVYISATPGSYELEHAEGRVIEQVIRPTGLLDPRIEVRPAVSQVDDLLEEIRIRADRGEAVLVTTLTKRMAEDLTDYYEKLGIRVRYLHSDIKTLERIELIRDLRNKEYDVLIGINLLREGLDIPEVSLVAILDADKEGFLRSERSLIQTCGRAARNSEGMVIMYADTITGSMRYTIDETERRRRIQEDYNRRNGIEPQTIISSIKDSMQQHLKNSGYIVEEYQQNLLATAEEVPYFSSIKDLEKEIGKLETEMRAAAKELAFERAAELRDRIKKLRRMEIELG; encoded by the coding sequence ATGCACATTCCTTTTCAGCTGACAACCCAGTTTAAGCCCGCCGGCGATCAGCCCGAGGCCATCGCCCAACTCGCCGACGGTCTGCGAGCCGGAATTCGCGAACAGGTGCTGCTTGGCGTCACCGGTTCCGGCAAGACCTTTACCATTGCCAATGTCATCGCCGAGGTGCAGCGGCCCTCCCTGGTCATTGCCCCCAATAAGACCCTGGCCGCGCAGCTGTTCAGTGAATTTAAGGAGCTTTTTCCGCACAATGCGGTGGAATATTTCGTTTCGTATTACGACTATTATCAGCCGGAGGCGTACATCCCGCAATCCGACAGCTATATTGAAAAGGATTCGTCGATCAATGAAGCCATCGATAAGATGCGCCATTCGGCCACCCGCTCCCTTCTGACCCGTCAGGATGTGCTGATCGTTGCCTCGGTGTCCTGTATCTATGGCCTCGGCTCGCCGGATGAATATAAAAATATGCACCTGTTCCTGCGGGTGGGCGAAGACTATCCGATCGAGGAGGTGCAGCGTCGCCTGGTCTTCATGCAGTATGAACGCAACGACATGTCCTTCCACCGCGGGACCTTCCGGGTGCGTGGCGATGTCCTCGATATCTTCCCGGTGCACGAGGAAGAACGGGCGATTCGGGTCGATTTTTTTGGTGATACCGTTGAGTCACTGGCGATAATCGATCCCCTGCGCGGGGTGGTGCTGGAGCGCCTGCAGGAATATTCCGTTTTTCCGGGCAGCCACTTCGTCACCTCCAAGGACCGGTTACAACAGGCCGAGGCGACGATAAAGGACGAACTTCGCCTGCGATTGGAGGAGTTCCACCGGGACAACCGCCTGGTGGAGGCGCAGCGCCTGGAGCAGCGCACCATGTTCGACCTGGAGATGATCCACGAACTGGGCTATTGCACCGGCATCGAAAATTACAGCCGGCATCTCACCGGCAAGCAACCGGGGGCGCCACCACCCAACCTTCTCGATTATTTTCCGGAGGATTATCTGCTGTTTATCGATGAAAGCCATATTGCCATCGGCCAGTTGAACGGCATGTACAACGGCGATCGCTCCCGCAAGCAAACCCTCGTTGATTATGGCTTTCGGCTTCCCTCGGCCCTCGACAACCGGCCCCTGCGCTTTGACGAATTTGTCAAGCGCATCAACCAGGTCGTCTATATTTCCGCAACACCAGGTAGCTATGAACTGGAACATGCGGAGGGCAGGGTAATCGAGCAGGTGATTCGCCCCACCGGCCTTCTTGATCCGCGCATCGAGGTTCGTCCGGCGGTCAGTCAGGTAGATGATCTTCTTGAGGAAATTCGCATCCGTGCCGACCGGGGCGAGGCGGTGCTGGTGACGACGTTGACCAAACGGATGGCCGAGGACCTCACCGACTATTATGAAAAACTCGGCATACGGGTCCGCTACCTCCACTCGGATATCAAAACCTTGGAACGGATTGAGTTGATCCGCGATCTGCGCAATAAAGAATACGATGTCCTGATTGGCATCAACCTGTTGCGGGAAGGTCTGGACATCCCGGAGGTGTCGCTGGTCGCTATTCTCGACGCCGACAAGGAAGGTTTTCTCCGTTCCGAGCGCTCGCTGATCCAGACCTGTGGCCGAGCCGCCCGTAACTCCGAGGGAATGGTGATCATGTATGCCGATACCATCACCGGTTCGATGCGCTACACCATTGACGAAACCGAGCGGCGACGGCGAATCCAGGAAGACTACAACCGCCGGAACGGCATCGAGCCGCAGACCATCATTTCCTCGATCAAGGATTCGATGCAGCAACACCTGAAGAATTCCGGGTATATTGTCGAGGAGTATCAGCAGAATCTGCTGGCCACCGCCGAGGAGGTGCCGTACTTTTCGTCGATAAAAGACCTGGAAAAAGAGATTGGTAAACTGGAGACGGAGATGCGCGCCGCGGCAAAGGAACTCGCCTTTGAGCGGGCGGCGGAACTGCGCGATCGCATTAAAAAGTTGCGACGAATGGAGATTGAACTCGGATGA
- the hcp gene encoding hydroxylamine reductase, with translation MFCNQCEQTAQGIACTKIGVCGKTDETAALQDLLTFAVQGLSLVAEEGRKKGVIDAAVNRFTAEAVFACLTNVDFDPLRFQAWLTKTVELREALKSKVQAAGGNVQFTAPAAAFTPAPTVDGLVAQGQALDFMNSLDANPDLRSLKQIAVYGIRGLAAYADHAAILGKEDDAIYAYIHTTMAELTKTGQDLGQLVGIVLKCGEVNLKAMELLDAGNTGNYGHPTPTAVPLGVKAGKAILVSGHDLRDLELLLKQTEGKGINIYTHGEMLPTHAYPELKKYSHFFGHFGTAWQNQAKEFPTFPGAILFTTNCIQRPADSYKANVFTTGLVGWPDLVHIGADKDFTPVIKRALELPGFAADVDKGSVLTGFARNTVLGVADKVIEAVKSKAIRHFFLVGGCDGAKPGRNYYTEFVEKVPADCMILTLACGKFRFFDKKLGDIGGIPRLLDVGQCNDAYSAIQIAVALAGAFNCGVNDLPLSMVLSWYEQKAVVILLTLFSLGIKDIRLGPSLPAFITPNVLNVLVENFACKPIAATPEEDLKAILG, from the coding sequence ATGTTTTGTAATCAATGCGAACAAACTGCTCAGGGAATTGCCTGTACCAAAATCGGCGTGTGTGGAAAAACTGACGAAACCGCCGCACTGCAGGATTTACTCACCTTTGCTGTCCAGGGCCTGTCTCTGGTTGCCGAGGAAGGCCGGAAAAAGGGCGTGATCGATGCTGCGGTCAATCGTTTTACCGCCGAGGCAGTCTTTGCCTGTCTTACCAATGTTGACTTTGACCCTCTTCGTTTCCAAGCCTGGCTCACCAAGACCGTTGAGCTGCGTGAGGCATTGAAAAGCAAGGTGCAGGCAGCCGGGGGCAATGTCCAGTTTACAGCTCCAGCCGCCGCCTTCACCCCCGCGCCAACCGTCGACGGCCTGGTAGCCCAGGGTCAGGCTCTTGACTTTATGAACAGTCTCGACGCCAACCCCGACCTCCGTTCGTTGAAGCAAATAGCCGTATACGGTATCCGCGGTCTGGCAGCCTATGCCGATCATGCGGCAATCCTCGGCAAAGAAGATGATGCCATTTATGCCTATATCCACACAACCATGGCAGAATTGACCAAAACTGGTCAGGATCTGGGCCAGCTGGTCGGCATTGTATTGAAATGCGGTGAGGTCAATCTCAAGGCCATGGAACTGCTCGATGCCGGCAACACCGGCAACTACGGTCATCCCACCCCCACCGCCGTACCGCTTGGAGTAAAAGCCGGCAAGGCCATCTTGGTATCCGGACACGACCTGCGGGATCTCGAACTGCTCCTTAAGCAAACCGAAGGCAAGGGAATCAACATCTACACCCACGGCGAGATGCTGCCCACCCACGCCTATCCTGAGTTGAAAAAATACAGCCACTTCTTTGGTCATTTCGGTACCGCCTGGCAAAATCAGGCAAAGGAATTCCCGACCTTCCCGGGGGCAATTCTCTTTACCACCAACTGCATCCAAAGACCTGCCGACAGCTATAAAGCCAATGTCTTCACCACCGGTTTGGTTGGCTGGCCCGACCTGGTACATATCGGTGCCGATAAGGATTTCACCCCGGTAATCAAACGTGCCCTGGAACTGCCCGGCTTTGCCGCCGATGTCGACAAGGGTTCGGTACTGACCGGTTTTGCCCGCAACACCGTCCTCGGGGTTGCCGACAAGGTTATCGAAGCGGTGAAAAGCAAGGCCATCCGCCACTTCTTCCTGGTCGGCGGCTGTGACGGCGCCAAACCGGGCCGCAACTACTACACCGAGTTTGTCGAGAAGGTCCCGGCGGACTGCATGATCCTCACCCTGGCCTGCGGCAAATTCCGCTTCTTCGACAAGAAGCTCGGCGATATCGGCGGCATTCCTCGCCTCCTTGATGTCGGCCAGTGCAACGATGCCTACTCGGCGATCCAGATTGCCGTGGCCCTTGCCGGTGCATTTAACTGCGGCGTCAATGACCTGCCGTTGTCCATGGTCCTTTCCTGGTACGAGCAGAAGGCGGTGGTAATCTTGCTGACCCTGTTCAGCCTCGGGATCAAAGACATCCGCCTCGGACCCTCCTTGCCGGCCTTCATCACCCCCAATGTCCTCAATGTCCTGGTTGAGAACTTTGCGTGCAAACCAATTGCCGCAACCCCCGAGGAAGACCTGAAAGCTATCCTCGGATAA
- a CDS encoding FprA family A-type flavoprotein encodes MSTTELAKGIYSVGAVDWDVRDFHGYSTYRGTTYNAFLIIDDKVTLFDTVKRSHTAELLQNIKKIIDPEKIDYIVVNHVEMDHSGSLPAMMELIKPEKLICSPMGQKAIVDHFHREDWPFEVVKSGDEISIGKRTIHFIETRMLHWPDSMFSFIKEDGILFSSDAFGQHYATSERFDDEVNMAEVMHECAKYYANILYLYSPLIKKLLAAVAAMNLDIKMIAPDHGIVWRTHMGKILEAYDRWSNNKVNKKVLVIYDSMWHSTEHMAHAIESGLRDTGVSTKLINLKYHHRSDVMTEVLDAKAIVLGSATLNNGMLPRMADFLMYMRGLKPANKFGASFGSFGWSGEAPGLMKTALEEMRVEVIEESLRMKYVPDEQKLAECVEFGQRIGKRVIDSLAE; translated from the coding sequence ATGAGCACTACTGAACTTGCCAAAGGGATTTATTCGGTTGGGGCCGTCGACTGGGACGTCCGCGACTTTCACGGCTACTCCACCTATCGGGGAACTACCTACAATGCCTTTCTGATCATTGATGACAAGGTCACCCTCTTCGATACCGTCAAGAGATCCCACACCGCGGAGTTGCTGCAGAATATCAAGAAGATAATTGATCCGGAAAAAATCGACTATATCGTTGTCAACCACGTTGAGATGGACCACTCCGGAAGCCTGCCGGCAATGATGGAGCTGATCAAACCGGAGAAGCTGATCTGTTCGCCAATGGGTCAGAAGGCCATTGTCGACCATTTCCACCGGGAAGACTGGCCTTTCGAGGTCGTCAAATCAGGCGATGAGATCAGCATCGGCAAACGGACCATCCACTTTATTGAAACAAGAATGCTGCACTGGCCCGATTCGATGTTCAGTTTCATAAAAGAGGACGGCATTCTCTTTTCCAGCGATGCCTTCGGCCAGCATTATGCCACCAGCGAACGTTTCGACGACGAGGTGAATATGGCCGAGGTCATGCACGAATGCGCCAAGTATTACGCCAACATCCTCTACCTCTATTCGCCGCTTATCAAGAAATTGCTGGCCGCGGTGGCCGCCATGAACCTCGACATCAAAATGATTGCCCCTGACCACGGCATTGTCTGGCGGACACATATGGGTAAAATCCTGGAAGCCTACGATCGTTGGAGTAATAACAAGGTCAACAAAAAGGTTCTGGTGATCTATGATTCCATGTGGCATTCGACCGAGCACATGGCCCATGCCATTGAATCGGGGCTCAGGGACACCGGGGTCAGCACCAAATTGATCAACCTCAAATACCATCACCGCAGCGATGTCATGACCGAGGTGCTTGATGCCAAAGCCATAGTCCTCGGTTCGGCAACCCTCAACAACGGCATGTTGCCGCGCATGGCCGATTTTCTCATGTATATGCGCGGCCTGAAGCCAGCCAACAAGTTCGGTGCATCCTTTGGTTCCTTTGGCTGGAGCGGTGAGGCGCCAGGCCTGATGAAGACCGCTCTGGAGGAGATGCGCGTTGAGGTTATTGAAGAAAGCCTGCGGATGAAGTATGTCCCGGACGAGCAGAAACTTGCGGAATGTGTCGAGTTTGGCCAAAGAATCGGCAAACGGGTCATTGACAGTCTGGCAGAATAA